One genomic region from Pogona vitticeps strain Pit_001003342236 chromosome 12, PviZW2.1, whole genome shotgun sequence encodes:
- the RFX7 gene encoding DNA-binding protein RFX7 isoform X2, which yields MADEPLQPQPPPEPPSAGGGGGGGGGAAPGAPAGAAGAATPTPGPPPALPALVPGLQGTEASALQHKIKNSICKTVQSKVDCILQEVEKFTDLQKLYLYLQLPSGPSSGEKSDQLSGSSNRAQQVHAFSWIRNTLEEHPETSLPKQEVYDEYKSYCDNLGYHPLSAADFGKIMKNVFPNMKARRLGTRGKSKYCYSGLRKKAFVQMPTLPNLDFRKTGDGLEGAEPSGHLQSADEEVVSAACQLVCEWAQKVLSQPFDSVLDLSRFLVKSHYIGTKSMAALTVMAGAPAGIKGTPQPSAFVPTAESHSFQPQVKTLSSPMDAKQQLQRKIQKKQQEQKLQSPLPGESPAKKAEGVAASNNNNGVASLSNGSPAILSPQPIGIVVAAVPSPITVPRSRPLVTSPGPVGSSEGKVLPLNVQVVTQHMQSVKQSPKTPQNIPASPVGDRSARHRYPQILPKPANTSALTIRSPTTVLFTSSPIKTVVPAQHMNVVKMTAISLAPSSSSTTPVKHTGPAGSLAGTAEELRSVPQIKNGSVVSLQSPGPRTSGGGSAPATSSVEVKMEPEVVVVVEESPLQGPENPDVSKAAKGPPAGVSVGQQRKEEAEAWKVRPEEGVGDVKCSPGCDRREGDVGKKGLAQPSEGRSAPSADGSPSTATPLAATPGFSGTGSISSPAGSDKLYVKSLRKRLPSPFAGETQGPPVKKLSVVQASVAGAETTQAGAGKAAVPRMVALAKSDGPATLLQVPGKVMIKVHSGASGSLVTSCPLDADIVISAGDATLGQQLAAASSSDVQVKLEGNVFVLENASKPDGTFSPNVWQHLGKSSTFAPLPCKEPPPPQPPQPPPPQQQEEDLGVLTLTGPPGTAEDLPKSAWEPVRFEGLQPQPQPVAPYGQQLPPGQGPGPSLEEQLQAQVAGQLALQPELKEFEDAASQSNENFFSFDEELTQDSIVEELVLMEEQMSHLYGPSLGLGLQSQGAVQVAALSSHAGSSHFFHQIHNSGTPVHTPTPTPTPTPTPTPTPTSEIIAGSQGVSRESPCSRLAQTTPVDSALGSSRHTPIGTPHSNCSSSVPPSPVECRNPFAFTPISSSMAYHDASIVSSSPVKPMQRPTATHPDKTKLEWMNVGYGGVSNPSVSAHSILPTYQELVEDRFRKPHAFAVPGQSYQAQARHHEAHFGRVTPVSPVSAGGGGGNSGSSGSNKQEGFAVPAPLDNKGTPSASGSATGSSFRCRSVSPAIHRQRNLSGSTGCPVTNLLRSSMAAAAAATATASFGSPGAQEVHGTFGSLHGDPAGAGNLAQRSQSVPLTVMMQTAVAPPPKQANAKKITNVLLSKLDSENDDAVRGLGINNLPSNYTARMNLTQILEASVPAFPSANAPDVLNASPSVFEFQTPSYLTKSSNTDPMAFASGDPQAPPSEAGEQQPPPPQLDFSATVKDLLEEESSLEPSQQLVSQVASDLSQVASSVFSSDLRLTSELSSSINDLNALDTNLLFDPAHQQGQDDEATLEDLKNDPLFQQICNESMNSMSSAGFDWMESKDHPAVEMLG from the exons CAAAACTGTGCAATCTAAAGTGGACTGCATTTTG CAAGAAGTTGAGAAGTTTACAGATCTACAGAAACTCTACCTCTACCTTCAGCTGCCTTCTGGTCCCAGCAGTGGAGAGAAAAG CGATCAGCTGTCCGGGTCATCCAACCGCGCCCAGCAGGTGCATGCCTTCTCCTGGATCCGGAACACCTTAGAGGAGCACCCGGAGACCTCCCTCCCGAAGCAGGAGGTGTACGATGAATACAA GAGCTATTGTGACAATCTTGGCTACCACCCATTAAGTGCAGCTGACTTCGGGAAGATCATGAAAAATGTCTTTCCCAACATGAAGGCTCGCCGCCTTGGCACCAGAGGCAAATCAAA GTATTGCTACAGCGGATTGCGGAAGAAGGCTTTTGTGCAGATGCCGACGCTTCCTAACCTGGACTTCCGTAAAACGGGAGATGGG CTGGAAGGAGCTGAGCCCTCTGGGCACCTGCAGAGTGCTGATGAGGAGGTGGTGTCAGCCGCCTGCCAGCTGGTCTGCGAGTGGGCCCAGAAGGTGCTCAGCCAGCCCTTTGATTCGGTCCTGGATCTCTCCCGTTTCCTTGTCAAGAGCCACTACATCGGCACCAAATCCATGGCCGCTTTGACAGTGATGGCTGGAGCCCCAGCAG GAATCAAAGGGACCCCTCAGCCGTCCGCTTTCGTCCCGACGGCCGAGAGCCACTCGTTCCAGCCTCAGGTGAAGACGCTCTCCTCCCCCATGGACGCCAAGCAGCAGCTGCAGCGCAAGATCCagaagaagcagcaggagcagaagCTCCAGTCGCCTCTGCCGGGAGAGTCCCCAGCCAAGAAGGCCGAAGGGGTGGCtgccagcaacaacaacaacggggTCGCCAGCCTTTCAAACGGGAGTCCGGCCATCTTGTCTCCGCAACCTATTGGTATCGTGGTGGCCGCCGTCCCCAGCCCCATCACG GTGCCCAGGTCCCGGCCGCTGGTGACCTCGCCTGGCCCCGTGGGCTCCTCCGAGGGCAAAGTCCTCCCGCTCAACGTCCAGGTGGTGACGCAGCACATGCAGTCGGTCAAGCAGTCCCCAAAGACGCCTCAGAACATCCCCGCCAGTCCAGTTGGGGACCGGTCGGCCCGGCATCGGTATCCCCAGATCCTGCCCAAGCCGGCCAACACCAGCGCCCTCACCATCCGCTCCCCGACGACCGTGCTGTTCACGAGCAGCCCCATCAAGACGGTGGTCCCCGCTCAGCACATGAACGTGGTCAAAATGACTGCCATCTCTCTTGCCCCGAGCAGCTCCTCTACCACGCCAGTCAAGCACACGGGCCCTGCAGGGAGCTTGGCTGGAACAGCGGAAGAGTTGAGGAGCGTCCCACAGATTAAGAATGGCTCCGTGGTTTCCCTTCAGTCTCCGGGCCCCAGAACCAGCGGAGGGGGCTCGGCTCCGGCCACCTCTTCCGTGGAGGTGAAAATGGagccagaggtggtggtggtggtggaggagagccCGCTCCAGGGACCAGAGAATCCGGACGTGTCCAAAGCGGCCAAGGGCCCTCCAGCTGGTGTGTCTGTTGGTCAGCAGAGGAAAGAGGAAGCCGAGGCCTGGAAGGTTCGGCCGGAGGAGGGTGTCGGAGACGTGAAATGCTCTCCGGGCTGTGATCGCAGGGAGGGGGACGTTGGAAAGAAAGGCCTGGCCCAGCCCAGCGAAGGCCGCTCGGCCCCTTCCGCCGACGGGAGCCCAAGCACTGCCACTCCCTTGGCCGCCACGCCAGGTTTTTCTGGCACCGGCAGCATCAGCTCGCCTGCCGGTAGCGACAAACTGTACGTGAAGAGCCTGCGGAAGAGACTCCCTTCTCCCTTTGCTGGGGAGACCCAGGGCCCCCCGGTGAAGAAGCTGTCCGTAGTGCAAGCGTCTGTGGCCGGTGCAGAAACCACCCAGGCGGGCGCCGGGAAGGCAGCCGTGCCGCGAATGGTGGCTCTTGCCAAGAGCGACGGGCCAGCGACGCTCCTGCAGGTGCCCGGCAAGGTCATGATCAAGGTCCATTCGGGAGCCTCGGGCAGCCTGGTCACCTCCTGCCCCCTGGACGCCGACATTGTCATCAGTGCCGGAGATGCCACCCTTGGGCAGCAGCTGGCAGCGGCTTCGTCCTCGGACGTCCaggtgaagttggaaggaaaCGTCTTTGTCTTGGAAAACGCCTCGAAACCCGACGGCACCTTTAGTCCCAACGTGTGGCAGCACCTCGGAAAGAGCTCCACCTTTGCCCCCCTGCCCTGCAAGGAGCCGCcgcccccccagcccccccagccgccgcccccccagcAGCAAGAGGAGGATCTCGGGGTCTTGACCTTGACGGGGCCTCCAGGCACCGCGGAGGACCTGCCCAAGTCCGCCTGGGAGCCGGTGCGCTTCGAAGGACTCCAGCCGCAGCCGCAGCCGGTGGCCCCATACGGCCAGCAGTTGCCGCCGGGCCAAGGCCCAGGGCCCTCTCTGGAGGAACAGCTCCAGGCCCAGGTTGCTGGACAGCTCGCTCTGCAGCCCGAGCTCAAGGAGTTTGAGGATGCTGCCTCGCAGTCCAATGAGAACTTCTTTTCCTTTGACGAAGAGCTGACCCAGGACAGCATCGTGGAGGAGCTGGTCCTGATGGAGGAGCAGATGTCCCACCTGTATGGGCCGTCCCTGGGCCTGGGCCTTCAGAGCCAGGGGGCGGTGCAGGTGGCCGCCTTGTCCTCTCATGCTGGCAGCTCCCACTTCTTCCACCAGATCCATAATAGCGGCACTCCGGTGCACACCCCCACCCCgacgcccacccccaccccgacgcccacccccaccccgacctCCGAGATCATTGCCGGATCGCAAGGGGTGTCGCGGGAGAGCCCCTGCTCCCGGCTGGCACAGACCACACCCGTTGACAGCGCCCTGGGCAGCAGCCGGCACACCCCGATCGGCACGCCCCACTCCAACTGCAGCAGCAGCGTCCCGCCCAGCCCCGTGGAGTGCAGGAACCCCTTTGCGTTCACCCCCATCAGCTCCAGCATGGCCTACCACGACGCCAGCATCGTTTCCAGCAGCCCCGTGAAGCCCATGCAGCGGCCCACGGCCACCCACCCCGACAAGACCAAGCTGGAGTGGATGAACGTGGGCTACGGCGGGGTGAGCAACCCCTCTGTTTCCGCCCACAGCATCCTCCCCACCTACCAGGAGCTGGTGGAGGACCGGTTCCGGAAGCCCCACGCCTTTGCGGTCCCGGGCCAGTCCTACCAGGCCCAGGCCCGGCACCACGAGGCCCATTTCGGCCGGGTGACACCAGTGTCTCCTGTGAgcgccgggggtggggggggcaacagcggcagcagcggcagcaacaaGCAGGAAGGCTTCGCGGTCCCTGCCCCGCTGGATAACAAAGGGACGCCTTCCGCCAGCGGCAGCGCCACCGGCAGCAGTTTCCGATGCCGGAGCGTCAGTCCCGCCATTCACCGCCAGCGCAACCTGAGCGGAAGCACCGGCTGCCCGGTGACCAACCTGCTGCGGTCCagcatggcggcggcggcggcggcaacagcaACGGCGTCGTTTGGCAGCCCCGGCGCCCAGGAGGTCCACGGCACGTTTGGGAGCCTCCACGGGGACCCGGCGGGGGCCGGCAACCTCGCCCAGCGGAGCCAGTCGGTGCCGCTGACGGTCATGATGCAGACGGCCGTCGCCCCGCCTCCGAAGCAAGCCAACGCCAAGAAAATCACCAACGTCTTGCTGAGCAAGCTGGACTCGGAGAACGACGACGCCGTCCGGGGCCTGGGCATCAACAACCTGCCCTCCAACTACACGGCCAGGATGAACCTGACGCAGATCCTGGAGGCCTCGGTGCCCGCCTTCCCCAGTGCCAACGCCCCGGACGTGCTCAACGCCAGCCCTTCAGTTTTCGAATTCCAAACGCCGAGTTACCTCACCAAAAGCAGCAACACGGATCCGATGGCCTTTGCTTCCGGAGACCCCCAAGCACCGCCCTCCGAGGCCGgggagcagcagccgccgccgccgcagctgGACTTCAGCGCCACCGTGAAGgacctgctggaggaggagagcagcctGGAGCCCAGCCAGCAGCTGGTCAGCCAGGTGGCTTCCGACCTCAGCCAGGTGGCCTCCTCCGTGTTCTCCAGCGACCTCAGGTTGACCTCGGAGCTCTCCAGCAGCATCAACGACCTGAACGCTCTGGACACGAACCTGCTGTTTGACCCGGCTCACCAGCAGGGCCAGGATGACGAGGCGACCCTGGAAGACTTAAAGAACGACCCCTTGTTCCAGCAGATCTGCAACGAATCTATGAACTCCATGAGCTCGGCGGGTTTTGACTGGATGGAGAGCAAGGATCATCCCGCGGTGGAGATGTTGGGTTGA
- the RFX7 gene encoding DNA-binding protein RFX7 isoform X3, which yields MRPWRVPKGRDKTVQSKVDCILQEVEKFTDLQKLYLYLQLPSGPSSGEKSDQLSGSSNRAQQVHAFSWIRNTLEEHPETSLPKQEVYDEYKSYCDNLGYHPLSAADFGKIMKNVFPNMKARRLGTRGKSKYCYSGLRKKAFVQMPTLPNLDFRKTGDGLEGAEPSGHLQSADEEVVSAACQLVCEWAQKVLSQPFDSVLDLSRFLVKSHYIGTKSMAALTVMAGAPAGIKGTPQPSAFVPTAESHSFQPQVKTLSSPMDAKQQLQRKIQKKQQEQKLQSPLPGESPAKKAEGVAASNNNNGVASLSNGSPAILSPQPIGIVVAAVPSPITVPRSRPLVTSPGPVGSSEGKVLPLNVQVVTQHMQSVKQSPKTPQNIPASPVGDRSARHRYPQILPKPANTSALTIRSPTTVLFTSSPIKTVVPAQHMNVVKMTAISLAPSSSSTTPVKHTGPAGSLAGTAEELRSVPQIKNGSVVSLQSPGPRTSGGGSAPATSSVEVKMEPEVVVVVEESPLQGPENPDVSKAAKGPPAGVSVGQQRKEEAEAWKVRPEEGVGDVKCSPGCDRREGDVGKKGLAQPSEGRSAPSADGSPSTATPLAATPGFSGTGSISSPAGSDKLYVKSLRKRLPSPFAGETQGPPVKKLSVVQASVAGAETTQAGAGKAAVPRMVALAKSDGPATLLQVPGKVMIKVHSGASGSLVTSCPLDADIVISAGDATLGQQLAAASSSDVQVKLEGNVFVLENASKPDGTFSPNVWQHLGKSSTFAPLPCKEPPPPQPPQPPPPQQQEEDLGVLTLTGPPGTAEDLPKSAWEPVRFEGLQPQPQPVAPYGQQLPPGQGPGPSLEEQLQAQVAGQLALQPELKEFEDAASQSNENFFSFDEELTQDSIVEELVLMEEQMSHLYGPSLGLGLQSQGAVQVAALSSHAGSSHFFHQIHNSGTPVHTPTPTPTPTPTPTPTPTSEIIAGSQGVSRESPCSRLAQTTPVDSALGSSRHTPIGTPHSNCSSSVPPSPVECRNPFAFTPISSSMAYHDASIVSSSPVKPMQRPTATHPDKTKLEWMNVGYGGVSNPSVSAHSILPTYQELVEDRFRKPHAFAVPGQSYQAQARHHEAHFGRVTPVSPVSAGGGGGNSGSSGSNKQEGFAVPAPLDNKGTPSASGSATGSSFRCRSVSPAIHRQRNLSGSTGCPVTNLLRSSMAAAAAATATASFGSPGAQEVHGTFGSLHGDPAGAGNLAQRSQSVPLTVMMQTAVAPPPKQANAKKITNVLLSKLDSENDDAVRGLGINNLPSNYTARMNLTQILEASVPAFPSANAPDVLNASPSVFEFQTPSYLTKSSNTDPMAFASGDPQAPPSEAGEQQPPPPQLDFSATVKDLLEEESSLEPSQQLVSQVASDLSQVASSVFSSDLRLTSELSSSINDLNALDTNLLFDPAHQQGQDDEATLEDLKNDPLFQQICNESMNSMSSAGFDWMESKDHPAVEMLG from the exons ATGCGACCATGGAGGGTTCCTAAAGGAAGAGA CAAAACTGTGCAATCTAAAGTGGACTGCATTTTG CAAGAAGTTGAGAAGTTTACAGATCTACAGAAACTCTACCTCTACCTTCAGCTGCCTTCTGGTCCCAGCAGTGGAGAGAAAAG CGATCAGCTGTCCGGGTCATCCAACCGCGCCCAGCAGGTGCATGCCTTCTCCTGGATCCGGAACACCTTAGAGGAGCACCCGGAGACCTCCCTCCCGAAGCAGGAGGTGTACGATGAATACAA GAGCTATTGTGACAATCTTGGCTACCACCCATTAAGTGCAGCTGACTTCGGGAAGATCATGAAAAATGTCTTTCCCAACATGAAGGCTCGCCGCCTTGGCACCAGAGGCAAATCAAA GTATTGCTACAGCGGATTGCGGAAGAAGGCTTTTGTGCAGATGCCGACGCTTCCTAACCTGGACTTCCGTAAAACGGGAGATGGG CTGGAAGGAGCTGAGCCCTCTGGGCACCTGCAGAGTGCTGATGAGGAGGTGGTGTCAGCCGCCTGCCAGCTGGTCTGCGAGTGGGCCCAGAAGGTGCTCAGCCAGCCCTTTGATTCGGTCCTGGATCTCTCCCGTTTCCTTGTCAAGAGCCACTACATCGGCACCAAATCCATGGCCGCTTTGACAGTGATGGCTGGAGCCCCAGCAG GAATCAAAGGGACCCCTCAGCCGTCCGCTTTCGTCCCGACGGCCGAGAGCCACTCGTTCCAGCCTCAGGTGAAGACGCTCTCCTCCCCCATGGACGCCAAGCAGCAGCTGCAGCGCAAGATCCagaagaagcagcaggagcagaagCTCCAGTCGCCTCTGCCGGGAGAGTCCCCAGCCAAGAAGGCCGAAGGGGTGGCtgccagcaacaacaacaacggggTCGCCAGCCTTTCAAACGGGAGTCCGGCCATCTTGTCTCCGCAACCTATTGGTATCGTGGTGGCCGCCGTCCCCAGCCCCATCACG GTGCCCAGGTCCCGGCCGCTGGTGACCTCGCCTGGCCCCGTGGGCTCCTCCGAGGGCAAAGTCCTCCCGCTCAACGTCCAGGTGGTGACGCAGCACATGCAGTCGGTCAAGCAGTCCCCAAAGACGCCTCAGAACATCCCCGCCAGTCCAGTTGGGGACCGGTCGGCCCGGCATCGGTATCCCCAGATCCTGCCCAAGCCGGCCAACACCAGCGCCCTCACCATCCGCTCCCCGACGACCGTGCTGTTCACGAGCAGCCCCATCAAGACGGTGGTCCCCGCTCAGCACATGAACGTGGTCAAAATGACTGCCATCTCTCTTGCCCCGAGCAGCTCCTCTACCACGCCAGTCAAGCACACGGGCCCTGCAGGGAGCTTGGCTGGAACAGCGGAAGAGTTGAGGAGCGTCCCACAGATTAAGAATGGCTCCGTGGTTTCCCTTCAGTCTCCGGGCCCCAGAACCAGCGGAGGGGGCTCGGCTCCGGCCACCTCTTCCGTGGAGGTGAAAATGGagccagaggtggtggtggtggtggaggagagccCGCTCCAGGGACCAGAGAATCCGGACGTGTCCAAAGCGGCCAAGGGCCCTCCAGCTGGTGTGTCTGTTGGTCAGCAGAGGAAAGAGGAAGCCGAGGCCTGGAAGGTTCGGCCGGAGGAGGGTGTCGGAGACGTGAAATGCTCTCCGGGCTGTGATCGCAGGGAGGGGGACGTTGGAAAGAAAGGCCTGGCCCAGCCCAGCGAAGGCCGCTCGGCCCCTTCCGCCGACGGGAGCCCAAGCACTGCCACTCCCTTGGCCGCCACGCCAGGTTTTTCTGGCACCGGCAGCATCAGCTCGCCTGCCGGTAGCGACAAACTGTACGTGAAGAGCCTGCGGAAGAGACTCCCTTCTCCCTTTGCTGGGGAGACCCAGGGCCCCCCGGTGAAGAAGCTGTCCGTAGTGCAAGCGTCTGTGGCCGGTGCAGAAACCACCCAGGCGGGCGCCGGGAAGGCAGCCGTGCCGCGAATGGTGGCTCTTGCCAAGAGCGACGGGCCAGCGACGCTCCTGCAGGTGCCCGGCAAGGTCATGATCAAGGTCCATTCGGGAGCCTCGGGCAGCCTGGTCACCTCCTGCCCCCTGGACGCCGACATTGTCATCAGTGCCGGAGATGCCACCCTTGGGCAGCAGCTGGCAGCGGCTTCGTCCTCGGACGTCCaggtgaagttggaaggaaaCGTCTTTGTCTTGGAAAACGCCTCGAAACCCGACGGCACCTTTAGTCCCAACGTGTGGCAGCACCTCGGAAAGAGCTCCACCTTTGCCCCCCTGCCCTGCAAGGAGCCGCcgcccccccagcccccccagccgccgcccccccagcAGCAAGAGGAGGATCTCGGGGTCTTGACCTTGACGGGGCCTCCAGGCACCGCGGAGGACCTGCCCAAGTCCGCCTGGGAGCCGGTGCGCTTCGAAGGACTCCAGCCGCAGCCGCAGCCGGTGGCCCCATACGGCCAGCAGTTGCCGCCGGGCCAAGGCCCAGGGCCCTCTCTGGAGGAACAGCTCCAGGCCCAGGTTGCTGGACAGCTCGCTCTGCAGCCCGAGCTCAAGGAGTTTGAGGATGCTGCCTCGCAGTCCAATGAGAACTTCTTTTCCTTTGACGAAGAGCTGACCCAGGACAGCATCGTGGAGGAGCTGGTCCTGATGGAGGAGCAGATGTCCCACCTGTATGGGCCGTCCCTGGGCCTGGGCCTTCAGAGCCAGGGGGCGGTGCAGGTGGCCGCCTTGTCCTCTCATGCTGGCAGCTCCCACTTCTTCCACCAGATCCATAATAGCGGCACTCCGGTGCACACCCCCACCCCgacgcccacccccaccccgacgcccacccccaccccgacctCCGAGATCATTGCCGGATCGCAAGGGGTGTCGCGGGAGAGCCCCTGCTCCCGGCTGGCACAGACCACACCCGTTGACAGCGCCCTGGGCAGCAGCCGGCACACCCCGATCGGCACGCCCCACTCCAACTGCAGCAGCAGCGTCCCGCCCAGCCCCGTGGAGTGCAGGAACCCCTTTGCGTTCACCCCCATCAGCTCCAGCATGGCCTACCACGACGCCAGCATCGTTTCCAGCAGCCCCGTGAAGCCCATGCAGCGGCCCACGGCCACCCACCCCGACAAGACCAAGCTGGAGTGGATGAACGTGGGCTACGGCGGGGTGAGCAACCCCTCTGTTTCCGCCCACAGCATCCTCCCCACCTACCAGGAGCTGGTGGAGGACCGGTTCCGGAAGCCCCACGCCTTTGCGGTCCCGGGCCAGTCCTACCAGGCCCAGGCCCGGCACCACGAGGCCCATTTCGGCCGGGTGACACCAGTGTCTCCTGTGAgcgccgggggtggggggggcaacagcggcagcagcggcagcaacaaGCAGGAAGGCTTCGCGGTCCCTGCCCCGCTGGATAACAAAGGGACGCCTTCCGCCAGCGGCAGCGCCACCGGCAGCAGTTTCCGATGCCGGAGCGTCAGTCCCGCCATTCACCGCCAGCGCAACCTGAGCGGAAGCACCGGCTGCCCGGTGACCAACCTGCTGCGGTCCagcatggcggcggcggcggcggcaacagcaACGGCGTCGTTTGGCAGCCCCGGCGCCCAGGAGGTCCACGGCACGTTTGGGAGCCTCCACGGGGACCCGGCGGGGGCCGGCAACCTCGCCCAGCGGAGCCAGTCGGTGCCGCTGACGGTCATGATGCAGACGGCCGTCGCCCCGCCTCCGAAGCAAGCCAACGCCAAGAAAATCACCAACGTCTTGCTGAGCAAGCTGGACTCGGAGAACGACGACGCCGTCCGGGGCCTGGGCATCAACAACCTGCCCTCCAACTACACGGCCAGGATGAACCTGACGCAGATCCTGGAGGCCTCGGTGCCCGCCTTCCCCAGTGCCAACGCCCCGGACGTGCTCAACGCCAGCCCTTCAGTTTTCGAATTCCAAACGCCGAGTTACCTCACCAAAAGCAGCAACACGGATCCGATGGCCTTTGCTTCCGGAGACCCCCAAGCACCGCCCTCCGAGGCCGgggagcagcagccgccgccgccgcagctgGACTTCAGCGCCACCGTGAAGgacctgctggaggaggagagcagcctGGAGCCCAGCCAGCAGCTGGTCAGCCAGGTGGCTTCCGACCTCAGCCAGGTGGCCTCCTCCGTGTTCTCCAGCGACCTCAGGTTGACCTCGGAGCTCTCCAGCAGCATCAACGACCTGAACGCTCTGGACACGAACCTGCTGTTTGACCCGGCTCACCAGCAGGGCCAGGATGACGAGGCGACCCTGGAAGACTTAAAGAACGACCCCTTGTTCCAGCAGATCTGCAACGAATCTATGAACTCCATGAGCTCGGCGGGTTTTGACTGGATGGAGAGCAAGGATCATCCCGCGGTGGAGATGTTGGGTTGA